A portion of the Oxynema aestuarii AP17 genome contains these proteins:
- the accD gene encoding acetyl-CoA carboxylase, carboxyltransferase subunit beta encodes MSLFDWFANRRKSGPISQERQEREIADGLWTKCEACGVLTYTKDLRGNQMVCLECDHHMRVYSEERVAQLIDPQTWMPLDENLQPVDALKFRDRKPYGDRLREYQDRTKLLDGVKTGLGKLDGLPIALGAMDFRFMGGSMGSVVGEKLTRLIEKATRERLPVVIVCASGGARMQEGMLSLMQMAKISGALERHREARLLYIPVLSHPTTGGVTASFAMLGDIILAEPKATIGFAGRRVIEQTLREKLPEDFQSAEDLLRHGFVDAIVPRTQLKKTLAQLICLHQPQSLLSHRLPLQEAMQLSSTGD; translated from the coding sequence ATGTCTTTATTTGATTGGTTTGCAAATCGACGAAAATCCGGACCGATTAGTCAAGAACGACAAGAGCGAGAAATCGCTGACGGCTTGTGGACGAAATGCGAAGCCTGCGGCGTTCTGACCTACACCAAAGACCTGCGCGGCAATCAGATGGTCTGTTTGGAGTGCGACCACCACATGCGCGTCTACAGCGAGGAGCGGGTTGCCCAACTGATCGACCCCCAGACTTGGATGCCTCTCGACGAAAACTTGCAGCCCGTAGATGCGCTCAAATTCCGCGATCGCAAACCCTACGGCGATCGCCTGCGGGAATATCAAGACCGCACCAAACTGCTCGATGGGGTCAAAACTGGATTGGGTAAACTCGACGGACTCCCGATTGCCCTGGGCGCCATGGATTTCCGTTTTATGGGCGGCTCGATGGGATCTGTCGTCGGCGAAAAACTCACCCGCCTGATCGAAAAAGCAACCCGCGAACGGCTTCCGGTGGTCATCGTCTGCGCTTCTGGCGGTGCCCGAATGCAAGAAGGGATGCTCAGTTTGATGCAAATGGCGAAAATTTCCGGCGCCTTGGAACGCCACCGCGAAGCGCGCTTGCTCTACATTCCCGTACTCAGTCACCCGACGACGGGAGGCGTCACCGCCAGTTTTGCCATGCTCGGCGATATTATCCTCGCGGAACCGAAAGCGACGATCGGTTTTGCGGGACGCCGGGTGATCGAGCAGACCTTGCGCGAAAAACTGCCCGAGGATTTCCAATCGGCTGAGGATTTACTGCGTCACGGCTTTGTCGATGCGATCGTCCCGCGCACCCAACTCAAGAAAACCTTGGCGCAGTTGATTTGCTTGCACCAACCTCAATCCTTGCTCTCCCACCGCTTGCCCCTGCAAGAAGCCATGCAATTGAGTTCGACCGGGGACTGA
- a CDS encoding photosystem I assembly protein Ycf3: protein MPRTQRNDNFIDKTFTVVADIILKILPTNQASKEAFAYYRDGMAAQADGEYAEALENYHEALELEQDPYDRSYILYNIGLIHTSNGEHDRALGYYHQALELNARMPQALNNIAVIHHYRGEKAKTEGNLEEAEGHFDRAADYWKQAIRLAPNNYIEAQNWLKTTGRSKMDVFF from the coding sequence ATGCCGAGAACTCAACGTAACGACAACTTTATCGATAAAACCTTTACGGTTGTCGCCGATATCATTCTCAAAATCCTACCGACCAACCAAGCCTCGAAAGAAGCATTTGCTTACTATCGCGATGGGATGGCGGCTCAAGCCGATGGCGAATACGCCGAAGCCTTAGAAAACTATCACGAAGCCCTCGAACTCGAACAAGACCCTTACGATCGCAGTTACATTCTCTACAATATCGGCTTAATTCATACCAGTAACGGCGAACACGATCGCGCTTTGGGATATTACCACCAAGCCCTCGAACTCAACGCTCGGATGCCTCAAGCCCTCAATAATATCGCCGTCATTCACCACTATCGCGGGGAAAAGGCCAAAACTGAAGGCAACTTAGAAGAAGCCGAGGGTCATTTCGATCGAGCGGCAGATTATTGGAAACAAGCGATTCGCTTGGCTCCCAATAACTATATCGAGGCTCAAAACTGGCTCAAAACCACGGGTCGTTCTAAAATGGATGTCTTTTTCTAA
- a CDS encoding RNA-guided endonuclease TnpB family protein — MFKAYKYRIYPTHEQQATLAKSFGCCRWYWNYALNLCQETYRSTGKGLSRGYLQGLLPALKKEYPWLKEDVYSQCLQVVALNLSTAYRNFFEKRAKLPRFKSKQGRQSISYPQNVKFEGNYIKLPKVGLVRCRQHRSFEGKIKTVTLSKNPDGKYYVSVLVEGREEPAFPSTEGKAIGIDLGLTDFAITSEGSKYNNPKHFDKHARNLKRKQQKHARKRKGSNNRNKSRVKVAKIHAKISRCREDFLHKLSRKIVNENQVIVVESPLTPLNKGGTKRGIGMVRHHQLAKAISDVGWGMFCTMLKYKAESEGKVYLEVDRFFPSSKTCHVCLNQIKSLSLDVRSWTCEHCQTHHDRDINAAINLKNEGLRILELGTRSTALGGDVRRGGRTSVLSSAVPSEEGSRY; from the coding sequence ATGTTCAAGGCGTACAAATACCGCATCTATCCAACCCACGAGCAACAAGCGACTTTAGCCAAGAGCTTTGGTTGCTGTCGTTGGTATTGGAACTATGCGTTAAATTTGTGCCAAGAGACTTATCGATCGACCGGAAAAGGCTTGTCAAGGGGTTATCTCCAGGGATTATTACCTGCCCTCAAAAAGGAATACCCTTGGCTTAAAGAAGATGTCTATTCCCAATGCTTGCAAGTCGTGGCGTTGAACTTATCGACCGCTTATCGAAACTTCTTTGAGAAACGGGCAAAATTACCCCGATTTAAATCCAAGCAGGGAAGGCAATCTATCAGTTATCCTCAAAATGTTAAGTTTGAGGGAAATTACATCAAACTGCCTAAAGTTGGGTTAGTGCGTTGTCGTCAGCATCGAAGTTTTGAGGGAAAAATCAAAACTGTAACCCTCTCCAAAAATCCAGATGGTAAATATTATGTTTCAGTTTTGGTGGAGGGTAGAGAAGAACCTGCCTTTCCCTCAACTGAAGGAAAAGCAATTGGCATTGATTTAGGGCTGACCGATTTTGCGATTACCAGTGAGGGGTCGAAATACAATAATCCAAAGCATTTTGATAAACACGCGCGAAACCTAAAAAGAAAACAGCAAAAACATGCTCGAAAAAGGAAAGGCAGCAACAACCGCAATAAATCGCGGGTAAAAGTTGCCAAGATTCACGCCAAAATAAGTCGCTGTCGTGAAGATTTTCTCCACAAGCTATCCCGTAAGATAGTGAACGAAAACCAAGTGATTGTGGTCGAATCCCCCCTAACCCCCCTTAATAAGGGGGGAACTAAACGGGGGATAGGCATGGTTCGCCATCACCAACTCGCCAAAGCGATTAGTGATGTCGGTTGGGGGATGTTTTGTACGATGTTGAAGTACAAGGCTGAATCAGAAGGAAAAGTTTATCTAGAAGTCGATCGATTTTTTCCTTCTTCTAAAACCTGCCATGTATGCCTCAATCAAATCAAAAGCTTGTCTCTTGATGTAAGAAGTTGGACTTGCGAACATTGTCAAACCCATCATGACAGGGATATCAATGCCGCCATCAATCTCAAAAATGAAGGCTTACGGATATTAGAGTTAGGAACTCGCTCTACTGCCCTTGGAGGGGATGTAAGACGAGGTGGTAGAACTTCAGTTCTATCTAGCGCAGTCCCCAGTGAAGAGGGAAGCCGCTATTGA
- the psbV gene encoding photosystem II cytochrome c-550 has translation MKRLILLVVATVFLAFQVAISSVAAVELDKGIRTVPLNEQGETTVASIEQIEKGKQLFIDTCSQCHAGGKTKTNPNVSLGIEDLSLAYPRRDTVEGLVDYMKAPTSYDGEFDISELHPSIKSADIFPEMRNLTENDLEALAAYILIQPKIRGIQWGGGKVYN, from the coding sequence ATGAAGCGATTGATTTTACTCGTCGTAGCCACGGTTTTCTTGGCCTTTCAGGTCGCGATCTCCAGCGTAGCGGCAGTCGAACTGGACAAAGGCATTCGTACAGTGCCCCTGAACGAACAGGGAGAAACTACCGTTGCCAGCATCGAGCAAATTGAAAAAGGGAAACAGTTATTTATCGATACCTGCTCCCAATGTCATGCAGGCGGTAAAACCAAAACCAATCCCAACGTCAGTTTGGGGATTGAAGATCTCTCCTTAGCCTATCCCCGTCGGGATACGGTAGAAGGCTTGGTCGATTACATGAAAGCACCGACCAGCTACGACGGCGAGTTCGATATTTCCGAACTGCACCCGAGTATCAAGAGCGCCGATATCTTCCCGGAAATGAGAAACCTCACCGAAAACGATCTCGAAGCCCTCGCCGCTTACATCCTCATCCAGCCGAAGATTCGCGGCATTCAGTGGGGTGGCGGTAAAGTTTACAACTAA
- a CDS encoding rhomboid family intramembrane serine protease gives MVPLRDENPTQITPYVTYALIVANIVIFLIELTVQQQGQLDSFFQWWAVVPQQLSASFQGEPIASPVPEWFTLFSSQFLHGGFLHIAGNMLFLWIFGNNVEECLGHVKYLIFYLLCGALAALSQWYFSMDSTIPSLGASGAIAGVMGAYILRYPQAKIVTLIPLFGIIFTTVRIPAFFFLGFWFVQQAFYGVASVAQTNIGMQGGGIAYWAHAGGFVFGAILGPLFGLFSERSPR, from the coding sequence GTGGTTCCCTTACGCGATGAAAACCCAACTCAAATCACCCCTTACGTCACTTACGCCTTAATTGTCGCCAATATCGTTATCTTTCTGATCGAATTAACCGTCCAACAACAAGGGCAACTCGATAGCTTTTTTCAATGGTGGGCCGTCGTTCCCCAGCAACTGAGCGCCAGCTTTCAAGGCGAACCGATCGCCTCTCCCGTTCCGGAATGGTTCACCTTATTCAGTTCCCAATTTCTCCACGGCGGTTTCCTGCATATTGCCGGAAATATGCTGTTTTTATGGATTTTTGGCAATAACGTTGAAGAATGCCTCGGCCACGTTAAATATTTAATCTTCTACTTGCTCTGCGGCGCCTTAGCAGCCTTGAGTCAGTGGTATTTCTCCATGGATTCGACCATTCCTTCCCTCGGCGCGTCCGGGGCGATCGCCGGAGTCATGGGCGCCTATATCTTGAGATATCCCCAAGCCAAAATCGTCACCCTCATTCCTCTATTCGGCATCATCTTCACCACCGTGAGAATCCCCGCCTTCTTTTTCCTGGGATTCTGGTTCGTGCAGCAGGCTTTCTATGGCGTCGCCAGTGTCGCCCAAACTAACATCGGAATGCAAGGAGGCGGGATCGCCTACTGGGCTCATGCTGGCGGTTTCGTCTTCGGGGCCATTCTCGGACCGTTATTCGGCTTATTTTCCGAGCGATCGCCCCGTTGA
- the psbV2 gene encoding photosystem II cytochrome PsbV2 has translation MSLFSFKSVKSVFVRTAIAFALVVVSAIASAAPAHAETSDRYIREFLQAKEPVPVQVNPSGETRLFSPDDLYEGKRLFMDHCINCHVGGSTLPSPTISLSEEALQGATPPRDNLDSLIAYMREPMSYDGSEPIYWCREVTERWMPQETIEKLAAFILRAANVAPGWGSDNFDL, from the coding sequence ATGAGTTTATTTTCGTTTAAATCGGTTAAATCGGTCTTCGTGCGGACCGCGATCGCCTTCGCCTTGGTGGTCGTCAGCGCGATCGCCTCGGCGGCGCCCGCCCATGCCGAAACCAGCGATCGCTACATTCGCGAATTTTTGCAAGCCAAAGAACCCGTGCCAGTTCAAGTCAACCCCAGTGGCGAAACCCGCTTGTTTTCTCCGGACGACCTCTACGAAGGCAAGCGCCTGTTTATGGATCACTGCATTAACTGTCACGTGGGGGGGTCAACCTTACCCTCGCCGACCATTTCCCTGTCGGAAGAAGCCCTACAAGGGGCCACGCCACCCCGGGACAACCTCGATAGTTTAATTGCCTACATGCGCGAGCCGATGAGTTACGACGGCAGCGAGCCGATCTACTGGTGTCGGGAAGTGACCGAACGCTGGATGCCTCAAGAAACCATCGAAAAATTAGCCGCTTTCATCTTGCGCGCGGCCAATGTAGCGCCGGGATGGGGCAGCGACAACTTCGATCTGTGA
- a CDS encoding translation initiation factor IF-2 codes for MGFADLSIAEIARDYNVPVEDVLRLCDQLAIAYKTPQTRLALEDAKAIMSELVARTDDDRPSTSA; via the coding sequence ATGGGCTTTGCAGATTTGTCAATTGCTGAAATAGCACGCGACTATAACGTTCCTGTAGAAGACGTACTGCGTCTGTGCGACCAACTCGCCATCGCTTATAAAACTCCTCAAACTCGTCTGGCTTTAGAGGATGCCAAAGCAATTATGAGCGAACTGGTCGCGCGAACGGACGACGATCGCCCTTCGACCTCGGCGTGA
- a CDS encoding diguanylate cyclase, with protein MFVPLLKQAIEPHPLTVSTDTTIEEVIALMSRTKASCVLVIDRPHSEIGDAVLVGIFTERDVVRKIALGDCLSGISISEVMTREVVTLQESPSQDQDIVTILSLFRQHRIRHLPVLSQDGKLLGLMTHQSIRSVLKPIDFMRLRRVGEVMSQRVIHAPPTSTVLHLAHLMNVYHVSCVAIAEPLDEESLSPNGDLDLSVWSADSCQLKAVRPIGIVTERDILQFRNLGLDFEQVRASTVMSAPLFPIRRENSLWEAHQQMQNLRVQRLVVRGDRDELVGIITQTSLLQALDPMEMYAEIEVLQELLQQSEAERQSLLEQLIARNKLLESLALTDELTGLPNRRAMEQARPQIVPSDGPDATGYSYSYIALFVIDVDYFKRVNDTYGHAIGDAILQKLAKRLQDLARPHSWFYRYGGEEFVCVTLGMSPEAAIEYGDSLRQAIAEKPIATADGLEIAIAISIGGAIAKVLSSQGRDVTQLVDTQALFQKADEALYQAKREGRNCLRMSPIQEISWPSEISIEKAW; from the coding sequence ATGTTCGTTCCTTTACTCAAACAAGCTATCGAACCCCACCCCCTGACGGTCTCGACTGACACGACCATCGAAGAAGTCATCGCCTTAATGAGTCGCACCAAAGCCAGTTGCGTCTTAGTTATAGACCGTCCCCATTCCGAGATCGGCGACGCGGTTCTCGTCGGGATCTTTACCGAACGCGATGTCGTTCGCAAAATTGCCCTCGGGGACTGCCTCAGTGGCATCTCAATTTCCGAAGTGATGACCCGCGAAGTCGTCACCTTGCAAGAGTCGCCGAGCCAAGATCAAGATATCGTCACGATTTTGAGCTTATTTCGGCAACATCGTATCCGTCACCTCCCGGTTCTCAGTCAGGACGGCAAACTGCTCGGCTTGATGACCCACCAAAGCATCCGCAGCGTTCTCAAACCGATCGATTTCATGCGCCTGCGCCGGGTCGGAGAAGTGATGAGTCAGCGCGTCATTCACGCACCGCCGACCTCGACGGTGTTGCACTTGGCTCATTTAATGAACGTCTATCATGTCAGTTGCGTGGCGATCGCCGAACCCCTCGACGAGGAATCCCTTTCCCCGAACGGAGATCTCGATTTAAGCGTCTGGTCTGCCGATAGTTGCCAGCTCAAAGCCGTGCGACCGATCGGGATTGTCACCGAACGAGATATCCTCCAATTTAGAAACTTAGGCTTAGACTTCGAGCAAGTCCGAGCGTCCACGGTGATGAGCGCCCCCTTATTTCCGATTCGTCGCGAAAATTCTTTGTGGGAGGCGCACCAACAAATGCAAAACCTGCGGGTTCAACGGTTGGTCGTGCGCGGCGATCGCGACGAACTCGTCGGAATCATCACCCAAACCAGCTTGCTACAGGCGTTAGACCCGATGGAAATGTATGCGGAGATCGAAGTCTTGCAGGAATTACTACAGCAGTCGGAAGCGGAACGGCAAAGCTTACTCGAACAGCTAATCGCGCGCAACAAGCTGTTAGAATCCCTGGCGTTGACCGACGAGCTGACCGGATTGCCCAATCGGCGGGCGATGGAACAAGCGCGACCGCAAATCGTCCCCAGCGACGGTCCGGACGCAACGGGCTACAGCTACAGTTACATTGCCTTATTCGTGATCGACGTGGACTATTTTAAGCGGGTTAACGATACCTACGGTCACGCGATCGGCGATGCGATCTTGCAAAAATTGGCGAAGCGCTTGCAAGATCTGGCACGTCCCCACAGTTGGTTCTATCGTTACGGGGGAGAAGAATTTGTCTGCGTGACCTTGGGGATGTCGCCGGAAGCGGCGATCGAATATGGGGACTCCCTGCGTCAGGCGATCGCGGAAAAGCCGATCGCCACTGCCGACGGGCTCGAAATTGCGATCGCGATCAGTATTGGCGGGGCGATCGCCAAAGTCTTGTCGAGTCAGGGTCGCGACGTGACCCAACTCGTCGATACTCAAGCCTTATTCCAAAAAGCAGATGAGGCGCTCTACCAAGCCAAACGGGAAGGGCGCAATTGCTTGCGGATGTCCCCTATTCAAGAGATTTCTTGGCCGTCTGAAATTTCGATCGAGAAGGCGTGGTAA
- a CDS encoding GumC family protein, with protein MALPILKRYAIAFSQYKWFGFGAFVIVLGAAGFVAMQPSPAERYRGAGHLRYTTPPVTFSQTGSVIQEQGRKLPESVLKSENVIEAVSKQVNEDPKVVEKNTRLRFVEREDSEPFIEVYFDDDNRQRAGEVTGVLMKTMIEQSRLINSSALRGRIAAIEERLPQVIEELRQAERELEQFEREEGVSILVAKSGNLAESIVGNQAQQRQIRLQLEGIDAQIASLEQRLGLSADQAYVSQALSADPIIADLRAKLHAVESQLELLSRDFRAEHPQMIQLRKQQEAYNELLEQRAQEVIGGDGLAAPILTDVQIRKDSSLDPARQQLAQTLVNLQTQRQALAQQLQGLAETQGELQREYESIPNKTMERDRLAGQVALKKNFYDQMQASLADARLAEAETTSSLMVKQPPKVEEITPKTQPAILIFAIGGLLGILLGNVLIFVLSLLEGKFYTMEEIRGALQQQDVRILGILPNLPPSEGTGILPVILNANSPYLEFYEQLRTNLRRLGEKPPKVLLMTSVARSEGKSTCAYNLAIAAARAGKRTVLIEADLRSPSAARSVRVAPDPQAEIEPLRYYAQYNQCIHLAPDVENLYVIPSPGPVRNAAELLESSEMRQLLEDIRFRFDFAVLDAPSLSSCNDALLLEGFTDGTIVVTRPRYTSSGLLTEYVEPLTESEETQLLGAVINGADIEVQFEDRDLDAIQVSLPGEKPMDSLPPQDRPLPPKMPSRSR; from the coding sequence ATGGCCCTACCGATTCTTAAGCGTTACGCGATCGCCTTCAGTCAATATAAATGGTTTGGATTTGGCGCCTTTGTCATTGTCTTGGGCGCGGCGGGATTTGTGGCGATGCAACCGTCGCCAGCCGAACGCTATCGAGGGGCGGGTCACCTCCGTTATACTACTCCTCCGGTGACCTTTTCGCAAACTGGAAGCGTCATCCAAGAACAAGGGCGCAAACTGCCAGAAAGCGTTTTGAAATCGGAAAACGTGATCGAAGCGGTGAGCAAACAGGTCAACGAAGATCCGAAAGTTGTTGAAAAAAATACCCGGCTTCGGTTTGTCGAGCGCGAGGATAGCGAGCCATTTATCGAAGTATATTTCGACGACGACAACCGCCAACGAGCGGGAGAAGTAACGGGTGTTTTGATGAAAACGATGATCGAGCAAAGCCGCTTGATCAATAGTTCGGCGTTGCGCGGTCGAATCGCTGCCATTGAAGAACGTTTACCGCAAGTGATCGAAGAATTGCGTCAGGCGGAACGAGAATTAGAGCAGTTCGAGCGGGAAGAAGGGGTTTCGATTTTAGTGGCGAAAAGCGGCAATTTAGCCGAATCGATTGTTGGGAATCAAGCGCAACAGCGTCAAATTCGCTTGCAGCTTGAAGGAATCGACGCACAAATTGCCAGTTTGGAACAACGCTTGGGTTTGAGTGCGGATCAGGCGTATGTTTCGCAAGCCCTCAGCGCCGACCCGATTATTGCCGATTTGAGGGCGAAACTGCACGCGGTCGAGTCCCAGTTGGAATTACTGTCGCGAGATTTCCGGGCCGAACACCCGCAGATGATCCAATTACGCAAGCAGCAAGAGGCGTATAACGAGTTATTGGAACAAAGGGCGCAAGAGGTGATCGGCGGCGATGGGTTGGCGGCGCCGATTTTGACGGACGTACAAATCCGCAAGGACAGCAGTCTCGATCCGGCGCGCCAGCAGTTGGCGCAGACGTTGGTCAATTTACAGACGCAACGACAGGCGTTAGCGCAGCAGTTGCAGGGATTGGCGGAGACCCAAGGGGAACTGCAACGGGAATATGAAAGTATTCCGAATAAGACGATGGAACGCGATCGCCTCGCGGGTCAAGTCGCGCTCAAGAAGAATTTTTACGATCAAATGCAAGCTTCTCTCGCCGACGCGCGCTTGGCGGAAGCGGAAACGACGAGTAGTTTGATGGTCAAACAACCGCCGAAGGTCGAAGAGATTACGCCAAAAACTCAGCCAGCGATTCTCATTTTTGCGATCGGCGGATTGCTCGGTATTTTACTGGGGAATGTCTTGATTTTCGTGTTGTCCTTGCTCGAAGGCAAGTTTTACACGATGGAAGAAATTCGAGGGGCGCTGCAACAGCAGGACGTTCGGATTTTGGGAATTTTGCCGAATCTGCCGCCGTCGGAGGGAACGGGAATTTTGCCCGTTATTTTAAATGCGAATTCGCCGTATTTGGAGTTTTACGAGCAACTGCGGACGAATTTGCGGCGCTTGGGTGAAAAACCACCGAAAGTGTTGTTAATGACGAGTGTGGCGCGTTCGGAAGGTAAGAGTACTTGTGCTTATAATTTGGCGATCGCGGCGGCCCGTGCGGGCAAACGGACGGTGTTGATCGAGGCGGATTTGCGATCGCCCTCGGCGGCGCGCTCCGTGCGGGTGGCGCCGGATCCTCAAGCGGAAATCGAACCCTTGCGCTACTACGCCCAATACAATCAGTGCATCCACCTCGCTCCCGATGTCGAAAATCTCTACGTGATTCCTTCTCCCGGTCCGGTTCGCAATGCGGCGGAACTACTCGAATCGAGCGAAATGCGCCAGCTTTTAGAAGATATTCGCTTCCGCTTCGATTTCGCGGTCCTCGACGCTCCCTCGTTGAGTAGCTGTAACGATGCGTTGCTGCTCGAAGGCTTTACGGACGGGACGATCGTCGTTACCCGACCGCGCTATACGTCGAGTGGGTTGCTCACGGAGTATGTGGAACCGTTGACGGAATCGGAAGAGACTCAATTGCTCGGCGCGGTTATCAATGGTGCGGATATCGAGGTGCAGTTTGAAGATCGCGACCTCGACGCGATCCAGGTGTCGTTACCGGGTGAGAAACCGATGGATTCCCTCCCGCCGCAGGATCGACCGCTTCCCCCGAAAATGCCCAGCCGCAGCCGCTAA
- the petJ gene encoding cytochrome c6 PetJ — protein MKRLLSVFTLAIALFAFAFTAPAFAGDAANGAKIFSSTCAACHMGGGNVVMANKTLKKEALEQYGMDSIEAITNQIKKGKNAMPSFLGRLNDSQIEDVATYVLEQAEKGW, from the coding sequence TTGAAGAGACTCTTATCTGTTTTTACGTTGGCGATCGCCCTGTTTGCTTTTGCCTTTACCGCCCCCGCTTTCGCTGGCGATGCCGCTAATGGCGCTAAAATCTTCTCATCCACTTGTGCGGCTTGCCACATGGGTGGAGGTAACGTCGTCATGGCGAACAAAACCTTGAAGAAGGAAGCCCTAGAACAGTACGGCATGGATTCCATCGAAGCGATTACCAACCAAATCAAAAAAGGCAAGAATGCGATGCCTAGCTTCCTCGGACGTTTGAACGATAGCCAAATTGAAGATGTGGCTACCTACGTTCTCGAACAAGCTGAAAAAGGCTGGTAA
- a CDS encoding SLBB domain-containing protein, whose amino-acid sequence MKPIDPAGKTERKSPLAPNVATPIDGRRAIVAIALATVQVSCTALAAIAQFPFNPPASPPSEPRASARYCPADGDRTAIQTAPAAPATPFDRLPNLQAPPPAAPSPALPTAPPDERPAPLPLSALPNPVYRLGPGDQIYIDVQPFQDRSGANPINAEGQIVLPLIGTVNLNGLTLEQAQIALQQAFNRYLVNPQIRVTLLVKRPVRVTLTGEVTQPGFYSLPPESARLTDALRLVGGTTPSANLRAVRLRRLLPDGSPVEVTINLLDRLKQGVDLPEIPLVQGDTISIPRLSLQEARGYDSSLAGRSILGNPQPVSIRTIGEVTQPGFYNLPPSVSPVADALRLAGGSTPIADLRAVRVCRYLDNGEVSEEVVNLYDPLRSGAPLDELRLGNGDVVVVPKLDFAQADNYDSNLVASSTLAARQPVAVTILGEVAQPGFQVLPFSPRPVADALLTAGGITSEADLRGVTVRRVLTDGRTSETKVDLYTPLQTGSPLPDLRLGDGDVVFVPKVESNTDEYYDRVLVSRSTLAQPQIVVRILSYPGGGISIAPLPNGSTIADVLSAVPLQQADLGKILLVRFDPEQGKAITREIDGKKLLMGDPSQDIALQHHDAIVIGRNLISKITYALSTFTQPFRDVLGFLLFFDTLRDSASDLFGPGSDNNNN is encoded by the coding sequence GTGAAACCGATCGACCCGGCAGGAAAAACCGAGCGAAAATCGCCATTGGCGCCGAACGTCGCGACTCCAATTGATGGCAGACGGGCGATCGTGGCGATCGCCCTGGCCACCGTTCAAGTCAGTTGCACCGCCTTGGCGGCGATCGCGCAATTCCCCTTCAATCCCCCCGCGTCGCCACCTTCCGAGCCGCGAGCATCTGCCCGCTACTGCCCGGCAGACGGCGATCGAACCGCTATCCAAACCGCCCCAGCCGCCCCGGCAACCCCCTTCGATCGCCTCCCGAACCTGCAAGCCCCTCCCCCCGCCGCGCCCTCCCCTGCCCTGCCGACGGCGCCACCGGACGAGCGCCCCGCGCCCTTACCCCTATCCGCCTTACCCAATCCCGTCTATCGCCTCGGACCGGGAGACCAAATTTACATCGACGTCCAACCCTTCCAAGACCGTAGCGGTGCCAATCCCATCAACGCCGAAGGTCAAATCGTCCTTCCCTTAATCGGCACCGTCAACCTCAACGGACTGACCCTCGAACAAGCCCAAATCGCCCTACAACAAGCCTTCAACCGCTACTTAGTCAATCCGCAAATCCGGGTCACCCTCTTGGTCAAGCGTCCCGTGCGCGTCACCCTCACTGGAGAAGTCACCCAACCGGGATTTTACAGCCTGCCCCCGGAAAGCGCGCGTCTCACCGATGCCCTGCGCTTGGTCGGGGGGACGACGCCCTCCGCCAACCTGCGCGCCGTGCGCTTGCGGCGTCTACTCCCGGATGGATCCCCCGTGGAAGTCACGATTAATTTACTCGATCGCCTGAAACAAGGGGTAGACTTGCCCGAAATTCCCCTAGTTCAGGGAGATACGATCTCGATTCCCCGCTTGTCCCTACAGGAAGCGCGCGGCTACGATAGCAGCCTCGCCGGGCGATCGATCTTGGGAAACCCCCAGCCCGTCTCGATCCGGACGATCGGCGAAGTCACCCAACCGGGCTTTTATAATTTACCGCCGTCGGTCAGTCCGGTGGCAGATGCTTTGCGCTTGGCGGGAGGAAGCACCCCCATCGCCGACTTGCGGGCCGTGCGCGTCTGTCGCTATCTCGACAATGGCGAAGTCAGCGAAGAGGTGGTCAATTTGTACGACCCCCTGCGATCGGGGGCGCCCCTAGACGAGCTGCGCCTCGGCAATGGCGATGTGGTGGTGGTGCCGAAATTAGATTTTGCCCAAGCGGACAACTACGACAGCAATCTAGTGGCGAGTTCGACCCTCGCGGCGCGCCAACCCGTGGCGGTGACCATTCTCGGCGAGGTGGCCCAACCGGGATTTCAAGTGCTGCCCTTTTCCCCGCGTCCCGTAGCGGATGCGCTGCTGACGGCTGGGGGAATTACCAGCGAGGCGGATTTGCGAGGGGTCACCGTGCGCCGGGTGCTGACGGACGGACGCACGAGCGAGACGAAAGTGGATTTGTACACGCCACTACAAACGGGCAGTCCCTTACCGGACCTGCGTTTGGGCGATGGGGACGTGGTGTTCGTGCCGAAGGTGGAGTCGAATACGGACGAGTATTACGATCGCGTGTTGGTGTCGCGATCGACCTTGGCTCAACCCCAAATCGTCGTGCGAATTTTAAGTTACCCTGGAGGAGGAATCAGTATCGCGCCCCTGCCCAATGGCAGCACGATCGCCGATGTCTTGAGTGCGGTTCCCTTGCAACAAGCCGATCTGGGTAAAATTCTATTAGTTCGCTTCGATCCGGAACAAGGGAAAGCCATCACCCGGGAGATCGACGGCAAAAAGCTGTTGATGGGCGATCCGTCCCAGGATATCGCGCTCCAGCATCACGACGCGATCGTAATCGGTCGCAATTTGATTAGTAAAATTACTTATGCGTTGAGTACGTTTACGCAGCCGTTCCGCGATGTTTTGGGCTTTTTACTGTTTTTCGATACCTTGAGAGACAGTGCGAGCGATTTATTCGGTCCGGGTTCGGACAATAATAATAATTAA